In Vreelandella piezotolerans, one genomic interval encodes:
- the ubiE gene encoding bifunctional demethylmenaquinone methyltransferase/2-methoxy-6-polyprenyl-1,4-benzoquinol methylase UbiE, with protein sequence MSPTEKRTTHFGYQEVPVDEKASRVADVFHSVAARYDVMNDLMSMGIHRVWKRLTIERAGVRPGHQVLDIAGGTGDLTLKFSRLVGPRGKVVLADINASMLNVGRDKLMDNGVGGNVEYVQANAECLPFPDNTFDCITIAFGLRNVTDKDAALRSMARVLKPGGRLLVLEFSKPNNPLLSKAYDEYSFRLLPKMGELVAGDGESYRYLAESIRMHPDQETLKGMMESAGLERVEYTNLTGGIVALHRGIKL encoded by the coding sequence ATGAGCCCCACGGAAAAGCGCACTACCCATTTTGGCTACCAAGAGGTGCCGGTCGACGAAAAAGCCTCCCGCGTGGCTGACGTCTTTCACTCGGTGGCCGCTCGTTACGACGTGATGAACGACCTGATGTCCATGGGCATCCACCGCGTGTGGAAGCGGCTGACCATCGAGCGTGCAGGCGTCCGCCCAGGGCATCAGGTGCTCGACATTGCGGGCGGCACCGGCGATCTTACCCTCAAGTTTTCCCGTCTCGTCGGCCCACGTGGCAAAGTGGTGCTGGCCGACATCAACGCCTCCATGCTCAACGTCGGTCGCGATAAACTGATGGATAACGGTGTGGGGGGTAACGTCGAGTACGTGCAGGCCAATGCCGAGTGCCTGCCCTTCCCCGACAACACGTTCGACTGCATCACCATCGCCTTTGGCCTGCGTAACGTCACCGATAAAGATGCGGCGCTGCGCTCCATGGCGCGGGTACTCAAGCCAGGCGGGCGCTTGCTAGTGCTGGAATTCTCCAAACCCAATAACCCGCTGCTCTCCAAAGCCTACGACGAATACTCCTTCCGCTTGCTCCCCAAAATGGGCGAACTGGTCGCGGGAGATGGCGAGAGCTACCGCTATTTGGCCGAGTCGATTCGCATGCACCCGGATCAAGAGACGCTCAAGGGCATGATGGAGAGCGCTGGCCTGGAGCGGGTGGAGTACACCAACCTGACCGGTGGTATCGTTGCCCTCCACCGTGGCATCAAACTATGA
- a CDS encoding SPOR domain-containing protein, whose translation MASPRNKPARRGATTQRKSARRSGGGLRLPGWLWGIAGVAAGFFLAQHQHGTAPWQEQREAPQATVLPKPAGSDERSAARQTETPAEQAMPTFEFYTLLPETEVIAPGGAIPSNVTPPTVAASDEDTGSDTATTDPSESTASTPGSAADDPIAQVIAANTRPSDQASAVQQSPASATNRYMLQAASFRELSDAEQLRSRLRNLSLLAQISEVQANGDTWHRVQVGPYDDTRELNRAQDLMSTQGIEPLLIQLQN comes from the coding sequence ATGGCCAGCCCGCGTAACAAACCCGCTCGCCGCGGAGCCACTACGCAGCGCAAGTCGGCCCGCCGCTCCGGCGGCGGGCTACGACTACCCGGCTGGCTATGGGGGATTGCCGGGGTGGCCGCTGGTTTCTTCCTGGCGCAGCATCAGCACGGCACGGCCCCTTGGCAAGAGCAGCGCGAAGCCCCTCAAGCCACGGTACTGCCTAAACCGGCAGGAAGCGATGAGCGCAGCGCCGCGCGGCAAACGGAAACGCCCGCCGAGCAGGCAATGCCCACCTTCGAATTCTACACGCTGCTGCCCGAGACCGAAGTCATCGCGCCGGGCGGGGCCATTCCCTCCAACGTCACACCGCCCACCGTGGCAGCCAGTGACGAGGACACCGGGAGCGATACGGCCACTACTGACCCATCAGAAAGTACCGCAAGCACCCCAGGAAGCGCGGCGGACGACCCCATTGCCCAGGTCATTGCAGCCAACACGCGTCCAAGTGACCAGGCCTCAGCCGTCCAACAATCACCGGCCAGCGCAACGAACCGCTACATGCTGCAGGCGGCCTCGTTTCGAGAGCTCAGTGATGCCGAACAATTGCGCAGCCGCCTACGCAACCTGAGCTTGCTGGCGCAAATCAGCGAGGTGCAAGCCAACGGCGATACCTGGCACCGGGTTCAGGTCGGCCCTTACGACGACACTCGCGAGCTCAACCGCGCCCAAGACCTGATGAGCACCCAAGGCATCGAGCCGCTGCTGATTCAGCTACAGAACTAA
- a CDS encoding ubiquinone biosynthesis accessory factor UbiJ — MLVTPTLLLAGCERTINALLSRDPAAPNRLATLAGSRLLIRLEKPHLALLICYHVSGIDLQHGDEVEETDVDAVVELTPETLSEWLSGASIERLMFDGKLAVRGRLHLLEATRDLLFDLDIDWEGELAHWLGDIPAHSLAEGIRRAARWGLRAKDELLQDVSEYVFEEARLLPGRQQRDVLRDHLTELEIATDRLEARLARLHKRLTQPAAPSTPKPSTPKEQRG, encoded by the coding sequence ATGCTAGTCACCCCGACCCTGCTGTTGGCCGGATGTGAACGCACGATCAATGCCCTGCTTTCCCGAGACCCTGCGGCGCCTAACCGTTTGGCGACGCTAGCGGGCAGCCGCTTGCTGATTCGACTGGAGAAGCCCCACCTCGCGCTATTGATCTGCTATCACGTGTCAGGCATCGACCTACAGCACGGCGATGAGGTGGAGGAAACCGATGTCGATGCCGTAGTGGAACTGACCCCCGAAACGCTCTCCGAATGGCTGAGCGGCGCGTCCATCGAACGGCTGATGTTCGATGGCAAGCTCGCCGTGCGCGGCCGTCTCCATCTGCTGGAGGCAACGCGCGATCTGCTGTTCGATCTGGATATCGACTGGGAGGGCGAGCTGGCCCACTGGTTGGGCGATATACCCGCCCACTCGCTGGCAGAAGGGATTCGCCGCGCCGCACGCTGGGGACTGCGTGCCAAAGACGAGCTGCTGCAGGATGTCTCGGAGTATGTCTTTGAGGAGGCTCGCCTACTGCCCGGCCGCCAACAGCGCGACGTGCTGCGCGACCATCTGACCGAACTAGAGATCGCCACCGACCGACTGGAAGCACGGCTAGCACGCTTGCATAAGCGGCTGACCCAACCAGCAGCGCCCTCAACGCCTAAGCCTTCAACGCCTAAGGAGCAGCGCGGATGA
- the ubiB gene encoding ubiquinone biosynthesis regulatory protein kinase UbiB, whose protein sequence is MSLRLFKIVWVVTRHRLDTLIPAERLPLWIRLLLKLSPLQLVPVGQRSRGERLRLALEALGPIFIKFGQMLSTRRDLLPEDIADELKRLQDQVPPFPGELAAARVEKELDMTLPEAFAAFERVPLASASIAQVHAATLHSGEDVVVKIIRPGIDRIMRQDMGLMYQVAKLLAKVPDARRLRPVEVIRDYEATLFDELDLYKEAANTSQLKRNFKDSPLLFVPTIYWPYTRRHVMVQERIRGVPVADLETLIARGTNLKKLAERGVEIFFTQVFRDNFFHADMHPGNIFVNCDDPEDPQYIAIDCGIVGSLTREDQDYLARNLLAFFHQDYYEVAALHIESGWVGENTRANEFAAAIRTVCEPILEKPLKDISFGQVLLGLFQTARRFNMEVQPQLVLLQKTLLNIEGLGRQLYPELDLWSTAKPYLEKWMKERAGIGGLWQSLKRQAPELSHQLPELPVLAHQALSRMEHEHRQRHQQVTAISQMRRQMSQQSKRQHRLRIGLALVAIALAWQPLSSWAATQDWPILAAAGAGLLLLLWH, encoded by the coding sequence ATGAGCCTGCGGCTGTTTAAAATCGTCTGGGTCGTCACGCGGCACCGATTGGATACCTTGATTCCCGCCGAGCGCTTGCCGCTATGGATACGCCTACTGCTCAAACTGTCCCCGCTGCAGTTGGTACCCGTTGGGCAGCGAAGCCGTGGCGAGCGTTTGCGTTTGGCACTGGAGGCGCTGGGACCGATTTTCATCAAGTTCGGTCAGATGCTCTCTACCCGCCGGGACTTGCTGCCGGAAGACATCGCCGACGAGCTAAAGCGTTTGCAGGACCAAGTGCCGCCCTTCCCTGGCGAGCTGGCCGCTGCAAGGGTGGAGAAAGAGCTCGACATGACGCTTCCGGAGGCCTTTGCCGCCTTCGAACGCGTTCCACTGGCCTCGGCCTCGATTGCCCAAGTCCACGCCGCCACGTTGCACAGCGGCGAGGATGTGGTGGTCAAAATCATTCGCCCCGGCATCGACCGCATCATGCGCCAAGACATGGGCTTGATGTACCAAGTGGCCAAGCTGCTGGCCAAAGTGCCCGACGCCCGACGCTTACGGCCGGTCGAAGTGATCCGCGATTACGAGGCCACGCTGTTCGACGAGCTGGATCTCTATAAAGAAGCCGCCAACACCTCCCAGCTCAAGCGTAATTTCAAAGACTCACCGCTGCTATTCGTACCGACGATCTATTGGCCCTACACCCGTCGCCACGTCATGGTGCAGGAGCGTATTCGCGGCGTCCCGGTCGCCGACCTGGAGACGCTCATCGCACGGGGTACGAACCTGAAAAAGCTCGCCGAGCGCGGGGTGGAAATCTTCTTCACCCAGGTATTTCGCGATAACTTTTTCCATGCCGACATGCACCCCGGCAACATCTTCGTGAACTGCGACGACCCAGAGGATCCGCAATATATCGCCATCGACTGCGGTATCGTCGGCAGCCTCACCCGGGAAGATCAGGACTACTTGGCGCGTAACCTGCTCGCATTTTTTCATCAGGATTACTATGAAGTCGCCGCGCTGCACATCGAGTCGGGGTGGGTCGGTGAAAACACCCGCGCCAACGAGTTTGCCGCCGCCATTCGTACGGTATGCGAGCCCATTTTGGAAAAGCCGCTCAAGGACATCTCGTTTGGACAGGTGCTGCTCGGACTGTTCCAGACCGCCCGACGCTTCAATATGGAAGTGCAGCCGCAGCTGGTGCTGCTACAAAAAACGTTGCTCAATATCGAAGGTCTGGGCCGCCAGCTCTACCCGGAGCTGGATCTCTGGAGCACCGCCAAGCCCTATCTAGAAAAGTGGATGAAAGAGCGGGCAGGCATTGGTGGCCTGTGGCAATCGCTCAAGCGCCAAGCGCCAGAGCTGTCGCATCAACTGCCCGAGCTGCCGGTGCTGGCCCATCAAGCGCTGAGCCGTATGGAGCACGAACACCGCCAGCGCCATCAGCAGGTCACGGCGATTAGTCAGATGCGCCGCCAAATGAGCCAGCAAAGCAAACGTCAGCACCGTTTACGCATTGGCTTGGCCTTGGTCGCCATTGCCCTGGCCTGGCAGCCGCTCAGCAGTTGGGCCGCTACCCAGGACTGGCCGATCCTAGCCGCCGCCGGAGCGGGCTTACTCCTCCTGTTATGGCATTGA
- the tatA gene encoding Sec-independent protein translocase subunit TatA: protein MLGGISIWQLLIVLGIIILIFGTKKLRNVGTDLGGAVKGFKKAMHEEEKEGDKKDADQPQAKVSHEDTGNTYDVQAEEKRAAADRDEERK from the coding sequence ATGTTAGGTGGTATCAGTATTTGGCAGTTGCTGATTGTTCTGGGCATCATCATCCTGATTTTCGGCACCAAAAAACTACGTAACGTGGGCACCGACCTAGGCGGTGCCGTCAAAGGCTTCAAGAAAGCCATGCACGAAGAGGAGAAAGAGGGCGACAAGAAGGATGCCGATCAGCCTCAAGCCAAGGTGAGCCACGAAGACACCGGCAACACCTACGACGTGCAGGCCGAAGAGAAACGCGCCGCTGCCGACCGCGACGAAGAGCGCAAATAA
- the tatC gene encoding twin-arginine translocase subunit TatC, producing the protein MSMSGDSQEPHNDQSQAPLIEHLIELRSRLMKAVVVILVVFLGLYAFANDIYSFVADPLMSLLPEGSQMIATEVASPFLAPFKLTLVVAVFIAIPFVLHQAWAFVAPGLYDNEKMLAIPILVSSVALFYAGAAFAYYVVFPLLFEFFTQTGPENVAVMTDINQYLNFVLKLFFAFGVAFEIPIATFLLILSGATTVESLSKKRPYIVLGCFVIGMLLTPPDVISQSLLAIPMYLLYEVGLLFGRLVRKRRAEADTDE; encoded by the coding sequence ATGAGCATGTCTGGCGATTCTCAGGAGCCGCACAACGACCAAAGCCAAGCGCCTCTCATTGAGCATCTGATCGAGCTGCGTTCGCGTTTGATGAAAGCCGTCGTGGTAATCCTGGTGGTGTTTCTCGGGCTGTACGCGTTTGCCAATGACATCTACAGCTTCGTGGCGGATCCGTTGATGTCGCTGCTGCCGGAAGGCTCGCAGATGATCGCCACCGAGGTGGCGTCGCCGTTCTTGGCGCCGTTCAAGCTGACCCTGGTGGTGGCCGTCTTCATCGCCATTCCGTTCGTCTTGCATCAAGCCTGGGCGTTCGTGGCGCCGGGGCTGTACGACAACGAGAAAATGCTGGCCATTCCCATTTTGGTCTCCAGCGTGGCGCTGTTTTATGCCGGTGCAGCCTTTGCCTACTACGTGGTGTTTCCGCTGCTGTTCGAGTTCTTCACGCAAACCGGCCCGGAAAACGTCGCGGTGATGACCGACATCAACCAGTATCTCAATTTCGTCTTGAAACTGTTCTTTGCCTTTGGGGTCGCCTTCGAAATTCCCATTGCCACGTTTCTACTGATTTTGTCCGGCGCTACCACCGTCGAGAGCCTCTCCAAAAAGCGCCCCTATATCGTGCTGGGTTGCTTCGTGATCGGCATGCTGCTGACGCCGCCGGATGTCATCTCACAAAGCCTGCTGGCCATTCCCATGTATCTGCTTTACGAAGTCGGCCTGCTGTTTGGCCGCTTGGTACGCAAACGACGCGCAGAGGCCGACACCGACGAGTAG
- the tatB gene encoding Sec-independent protein translocase protein TatB, with product MLDIGFLELMLIGIVALLVLGPERLPKAARTTGLWIGKIKRTVSGMQREISAQLEAEELRQKLNEQQKKLDDSLKKAKQDVESIAESPEPSGQTTKRQQATEQRVANASARLDDALKTVREEDTPTTKTADHHKDSNPQ from the coding sequence ATGCTGGATATCGGTTTCCTTGAACTCATGCTCATTGGCATCGTGGCGCTGCTGGTGCTCGGCCCTGAGCGGCTGCCCAAAGCAGCACGCACGACGGGGCTATGGATCGGCAAGATCAAGCGTACGGTATCCGGCATGCAGCGTGAGATCAGCGCCCAGTTGGAGGCAGAAGAGCTGCGCCAAAAGCTGAACGAGCAGCAGAAAAAGCTCGATGATAGCTTGAAGAAAGCCAAGCAGGACGTGGAGAGCATTGCCGAGTCTCCCGAGCCTAGCGGTCAAACGACCAAGCGCCAACAGGCAACCGAGCAGCGCGTGGCTAACGCTAGCGCCAGGCTGGACGACGCGCTCAAAACGGTGCGCGAAGAAGATACCCCTACCACTAAAACAGCCGATCATCATAAGGATAGCAACCCCCAATGA
- the hslV gene encoding ATP-dependent protease subunit HslV yields the protein MTTIVSVRRGNQVALAGDGQVSLGNTVMKGNASKVRRLYRGKVLAGFAGGTADAFTLFERFEAQLEKYQGHLTKAAVELAKDWRTDRALRRLEALLAVADHSASLIITGNGDVVEPERGIIAIGSGGNYAQASARALLENTELSAREITEKSLAIAGDICVFTNHHVTLEELNINDR from the coding sequence ATGACCACGATTGTTTCCGTTCGCCGCGGTAATCAAGTTGCCCTGGCAGGCGACGGCCAAGTTTCCCTCGGCAACACCGTCATGAAGGGCAATGCCAGCAAAGTACGCCGCCTATATCGCGGCAAGGTGCTGGCCGGTTTCGCCGGCGGTACCGCCGATGCGTTTACCCTGTTCGAGCGTTTCGAAGCGCAGCTCGAGAAGTACCAGGGCCACTTGACCAAAGCCGCCGTCGAGCTCGCCAAAGATTGGCGCACCGACCGCGCCCTGCGCCGTTTGGAAGCGCTGCTGGCGGTCGCCGACCACAGCGCTTCGCTGATCATTACTGGGAACGGGGACGTGGTCGAGCCCGAGCGTGGCATCATCGCCATTGGCTCCGGCGGCAACTACGCTCAGGCCAGCGCCCGTGCGCTGCTCGAAAACACCGAGCTTTCGGCACGTGAGATTACCGAAAAATCCCTCGCCATCGCGGGTGACATCTGCGTATTCACCAATCACCACGTGACGCTCGAAGAGCTGAATATCAACGACCGTTGA
- a CDS encoding phosphoribosyl-ATP diphosphatase, whose amino-acid sequence MTDANHAPVLDALAEVLKQRRHANPEDSYVASLHHKGLNKILEKVGEEATETLLAAKDAEHGSDEAREALIAETADLWFHSLVMLSHLDLDHQRVLDELARRFGVSGHDEKASRSQR is encoded by the coding sequence ATGACCGACGCTAACCACGCTCCCGTACTCGACGCCCTTGCTGAGGTTTTAAAGCAGCGTCGCCACGCCAATCCAGAAGATTCTTATGTTGCCTCCTTGCATCATAAGGGTTTGAACAAGATACTCGAAAAAGTCGGTGAAGAAGCGACCGAAACGCTGCTGGCCGCCAAGGACGCCGAGCACGGCAGCGACGAGGCCCGTGAAGCGTTGATCGCCGAAACGGCCGACCTGTGGTTTCATAGCCTTGTCATGCTGTCGCATCTGGATCTCGACCACCAGCGAGTACTCGATGAGCTCGCTCGACGGTTCGGGGTCTCAGGTCACGACGAGAAAGCATCCCGATCACAACGTTAA
- a CDS encoding gamma-butyrobetaine hydroxylase-like domain-containing protein: MNAPTPTRVHYHKQARELELGYASGETYRLPVELLRVYSPSAEVRGHGGDTAVLQVGKKDVGLQNITQAGNYALKLHFDDGHDSGLYSWNYLFDLATHQDAYWQNYLERLEAAGASREPAGIQFKQL; the protein is encoded by the coding sequence ATGAACGCCCCCACACCCACTCGGGTTCACTATCATAAGCAGGCACGGGAGCTGGAGCTTGGCTACGCCAGTGGCGAGACGTACCGGCTCCCCGTCGAACTGTTACGGGTCTACTCCCCTTCTGCCGAAGTGCGGGGTCACGGCGGCGACACGGCCGTTCTGCAGGTAGGCAAAAAAGACGTTGGGTTACAAAATATCACCCAAGCCGGTAATTACGCCCTCAAGCTGCACTTCGACGACGGCCACGATAGCGGCTTGTATAGTTGGAACTACCTCTTCGACCTGGCCACCCACCAAGACGCTTATTGGCAAAATTATCTCGAACGCTTGGAAGCGGCAGGCGCTTCCCGTGAGCCTGCAGGCATTCAATTCAAACAGCTGTGA
- the hslU gene encoding ATP-dependent protease ATPase subunit HslU: MTQMTPREIVHALDQYIIGQQDAKRAVAIALRNRWRRMQLDDELRPEVTPKNILMIGPTGVGKTEIARRLAKLARAPFIKVEATKFTEVGYVGRDVESIIRDLMEAAIKMVREHAKEEVGHRAEDAAEDRVLDALLPPPRGQEDKSREESSTRQSFRKKLREGQLDDKEIDIEISSQGQGIDIMTPPGMEEMTSQLQSLFSNMGQQKREQRRVTVKEALVLLRDEEAGKLVNEEEIKARAVEAVEQHGIVFLDEIDKVAKGSGQSSGGEVSREGVQRDLLPLIEGSTVSTKYGMVKTDHILFIASGAFHLSRPSDLIPELQGRLPIRVELDALTPGDFKRILTEPSASLTKQYQALLATEGLDVEFTPDGIERIAEISWQVNEGTENIGARRLHTVMERLLEEASFKGGDMDSPLVIDSDYVNAQLGELAVDEDLSRYIL, from the coding sequence ATGACTCAGATGACACCCCGCGAAATCGTTCATGCGCTCGACCAGTACATCATCGGCCAGCAGGATGCCAAGCGCGCCGTGGCCATAGCCTTACGTAATCGCTGGCGTCGCATGCAGCTCGATGACGAGTTGCGCCCGGAAGTCACGCCGAAAAACATTTTGATGATTGGTCCCACCGGCGTCGGCAAGACCGAAATCGCTCGCCGTCTGGCGAAGCTGGCCCGTGCGCCGTTCATCAAGGTAGAAGCCACCAAGTTCACCGAAGTGGGCTACGTAGGCCGCGACGTCGAGTCGATCATCCGCGACCTGATGGAAGCCGCCATCAAGATGGTTCGTGAGCACGCCAAAGAGGAAGTGGGCCATCGCGCCGAAGACGCCGCCGAGGACCGTGTTCTCGACGCGCTGCTACCGCCGCCCCGTGGCCAGGAAGACAAGTCGCGCGAAGAGAGCAGTACGCGCCAGAGCTTCCGCAAAAAGCTGCGCGAAGGCCAATTGGATGATAAAGAGATCGATATCGAAATCTCGTCGCAAGGCCAGGGTATCGACATCATGACCCCACCGGGCATGGAAGAGATGACCAGCCAGCTGCAGAGCCTGTTCTCCAACATGGGGCAGCAGAAGCGCGAGCAGCGCCGCGTGACCGTCAAAGAGGCGCTGGTGCTGCTACGTGATGAAGAGGCCGGCAAACTGGTCAACGAAGAAGAGATCAAAGCCCGCGCGGTGGAAGCCGTCGAACAGCACGGCATCGTCTTCCTGGACGAGATCGACAAGGTCGCCAAGGGCAGCGGTCAATCCAGCGGTGGCGAGGTATCTCGTGAAGGCGTGCAGCGCGACCTGCTGCCACTGATCGAAGGCTCGACGGTATCGACCAAGTACGGCATGGTCAAAACCGACCACATCCTGTTCATCGCTTCTGGGGCTTTCCACCTGTCGCGCCCGTCGGACCTGATTCCAGAACTGCAGGGTCGCCTACCCATCCGCGTCGAGCTGGATGCGCTCACACCGGGCGACTTCAAGCGAATTCTCACCGAGCCTTCCGCCTCGCTGACCAAACAGTATCAAGCGCTGCTGGCCACCGAAGGGCTCGACGTCGAATTCACGCCCGACGGCATCGAGCGTATTGCCGAGATCTCCTGGCAAGTGAACGAAGGTACCGAAAACATCGGCGCTCGCCGTTTGCACACGGTGATGGAGCGTCTGCTCGAAGAGGCGTCGTTCAAGGGAGGCGACATGGATAGCCCGCTGGTGATCGATAGCGATTACGTCAACGCTCAGCTCGGCGAACTGGCGGTCGATGAGGATCTGTCGCGCTACATTCTGTAA
- the elbB gene encoding isoprenoid biosynthesis glyoxalase ElbB: MTKQVAVVLAGCGVFDGSEIYETTLTLLRLDQLGIGYRCFAPDVAQHHVINHLDQSPVEGESRNVLQESARLARGDISPINELEADDFDAVIVPGGFGVAKNLSDFATQGDSMQVLESVKEALAGFKEDAKPIGLMCIAPVMVPRLLGDGIAVTVGHDPGVSGAISAMGGLHRSCGVEDIVVDHEHRVVTTPAYMLATRISEAATGIFKLVDRIDEMMG; this comes from the coding sequence ATGACAAAGCAGGTAGCGGTCGTATTGGCGGGGTGTGGCGTCTTCGATGGCTCGGAAATCTATGAGACGACGCTGACGCTGTTGCGTTTGGATCAATTGGGTATCGGCTATCGCTGTTTTGCCCCGGACGTAGCGCAACATCATGTGATCAACCATTTGGACCAGTCGCCAGTGGAGGGGGAGAGCCGCAACGTGCTGCAGGAATCGGCCCGTTTGGCGCGTGGTGATATCAGCCCGATTAACGAGCTGGAGGCCGACGATTTCGATGCGGTCATCGTGCCGGGTGGTTTTGGGGTCGCCAAAAATCTCTCTGACTTTGCCACGCAGGGCGACAGCATGCAGGTCTTGGAGAGCGTGAAAGAAGCGCTTGCCGGCTTCAAAGAAGACGCCAAGCCCATCGGCTTGATGTGTATTGCTCCGGTAATGGTGCCGCGCCTGTTGGGCGATGGGATTGCCGTGACCGTTGGCCATGATCCGGGCGTGTCAGGGGCGATCAGCGCTATGGGTGGTCTGCACCGTAGCTGCGGCGTGGAAGATATCGTCGTGGATCACGAGCACCGGGTGGTCACTACCCCGGCCTACATGCTCGCCACGCGTATTAGCGAAGCCGCGACGGGGATTTTCAAGCTGGTGGATCGTATCGATGAAATGATGGGGTGA
- the argS gene encoding arginine--tRNA ligase → MKDTIISLLEGAVDALKHQGVLPNDLTPTIKVDPTKDKAHGDYATNLALMLAKPSGMKPRDLADTLVAALPASDAIQKTEIAGPGFINFFAAADAAAQIVAQVLDSGDAFGRSLIGKGEKVQVEFVSANPTGPLHVGHGRGAAIGDCLCRLLEATGYDVTREFYYNDAGAQIKNLALSVQARAKQLGPDDASWPEDGYRGEYIIDVANDYMAGKTVTADDREVTAKADADDLEAIQAFAVAWLRREQDLDLKAFGVEFDVYFLESSLYDDGKVEATVEKLVANGHTYEEDGAMWLRTTDFGDDKDRVMRKREGGYTYFLPDVAYHLDKWQRGFTTVINEQGADHHSTVTRVRAGLQALEVGIPKGWPDYVLHQMVMVTRSGVEVKLSKRAGSYVTVRDLIDEVGRDATRFFLAARRADSQLTFDIDLARSQSNDNPVYYIQYAHARVCSMLRKAEEAGHPFDHGIATAHLALLDSDQEKAVLNRLARYPEVVEHAAKNREPQQVAQYLLDLAGDYHTCYNAVKVMVDDDTLRNTRLALGLAVRQVLRNGLDLMGVSAPEEM, encoded by the coding sequence ATGAAAGATACGATTATTTCTCTGCTCGAAGGCGCGGTCGACGCGCTCAAGCACCAAGGCGTGCTGCCCAACGATTTAACGCCCACCATCAAAGTGGACCCGACCAAAGACAAGGCCCATGGCGACTACGCCACCAACCTCGCACTGATGCTGGCCAAGCCCTCCGGCATGAAGCCCCGCGACCTGGCGGACACCCTCGTCGCCGCCCTACCCGCCAGCGACGCCATTCAAAAAACCGAGATTGCCGGCCCCGGGTTCATCAACTTCTTTGCCGCCGCCGACGCCGCTGCACAGATCGTTGCGCAGGTGCTGGACAGCGGCGACGCCTTCGGCCGCAGCCTGATCGGCAAGGGCGAAAAAGTGCAGGTGGAGTTCGTTTCCGCTAACCCCACCGGCCCGCTCCACGTGGGCCATGGACGTGGCGCAGCGATTGGCGACTGTCTCTGCCGCCTGCTGGAAGCTACCGGCTATGACGTCACCCGCGAGTTTTACTACAACGACGCGGGCGCGCAGATCAAAAACCTGGCGCTCTCCGTTCAGGCCCGCGCCAAACAGCTTGGCCCCGACGATGCCAGCTGGCCAGAAGATGGCTATCGCGGCGAATACATCATCGACGTCGCCAACGACTACATGGCCGGCAAGACCGTCACCGCCGACGACCGGGAAGTGACCGCCAAAGCCGACGCCGACGATCTGGAGGCCATCCAGGCCTTCGCCGTAGCGTGGCTGCGCCGCGAGCAGGATCTCGACCTCAAAGCCTTTGGCGTCGAATTCGACGTCTACTTCCTGGAGTCCTCGCTGTACGACGACGGCAAGGTCGAGGCCACCGTCGAGAAGCTGGTTGCCAATGGCCACACCTACGAAGAAGACGGCGCCATGTGGCTGCGTACCACTGACTTCGGTGACGACAAAGACCGCGTGATGCGTAAGCGCGAAGGGGGCTACACCTACTTCCTTCCCGACGTGGCGTACCATCTCGACAAGTGGCAGCGCGGCTTCACTACCGTCATCAACGAGCAGGGTGCCGATCACCACTCCACCGTGACGCGGGTGCGGGCGGGCCTACAGGCACTCGAAGTCGGCATCCCCAAGGGTTGGCCCGACTACGTGCTGCATCAAATGGTGATGGTCACCCGCTCAGGGGTCGAGGTGAAGCTCTCGAAGCGGGCGGGCAGCTACGTTACCGTGCGCGACCTGATCGACGAAGTCGGCCGCGATGCCACGCGCTTCTTCCTGGCGGCGCGCCGCGCCGATTCTCAGCTGACCTTTGACATCGACCTCGCCCGCTCGCAGTCGAACGACAACCCGGTCTACTACATTCAGTACGCCCACGCGCGGGTATGCAGCATGCTGCGCAAAGCCGAAGAGGCTGGCCACCCCTTCGATCACGGTATCGCCACGGCCCATTTGGCACTGCTCGACAGCGATCAAGAAAAGGCGGTGCTAAACCGCTTGGCCCGCTATCCCGAGGTGGTAGAGCACGCCGCCAAAAACCGCGAGCCCCAGCAAGTCGCCCAGTACCTTTTGGATTTGGCCGGTGACTACCACACCTGCTACAACGCGGTCAAAGTGATGGTCGACGACGACACCCTGCGCAACACCCGCTTGGCGCTGGGCTTGGCAGTGCGCCAGGTGCTGCGCAACGGTCTCGATCTGATGGGCGTCAGCGCCCCAGAGGAGATGTAA